The window acaaatgaagtACTCACATCTCAGCGGCACGATGATGGAGATAATCTGAGTCTGAGAGAGAGACGGAGGGTGAGGGAGGGGAGAGATATAAAGacagggggagggagggggagagagagagagagagagctcatGAATATAAATGAAGGGTGACTTGAATTTTATTCCCTGAATGATCtagactgtttttcttttagttatACAAACATATAGGTTATATATCTCCGCCCCGCCCCTCTCATTAACATTTCTGATGATCAATTAATCAGTTTCTCTTCCAATGGCAGGTGTTAAtcgcttcttcttctgttgtatGTCACTGTAGATGTGATATTCTGGGGTTGTTGAAGACTCAGGGTCATTTTCAGGGGTAGAAGAAGTACTCATGTACTCCtatactgcagtaacagtagaaatataaTAAAAGTCTGCATGGGGTGCCACGGTGCATGAGTGGTttccactgttgcctcacatcaagaaggttcctggtttgaaacccatcaggggcctttctgtgtggagtctgcatgttctccctgtgcttgtgtgggttttctccaggtactctggtttcctcccacagtccaaaaacatgtatgtcaggttgattggtgactctaaattgcccataggagtgagtgtgagtgtgtgaggttgtttgtctctatgtggccctgtgatggactggggacctgtccagggtggacccctgcctttcacccaaagagagctgggataggctccagctgatccctgggaccctggttaaggaataagtgggtatagatgatggatggatgtatatcGACGGCACGAGGCCTGTCTGACAGTGAAATAACCAGCAGGTTGGTCGTTACCAGAGTCAAACTGTGAGGACACTGGATTTATTCACTCCACATGTCACAGATTATAACAGTAATAAGTTAATTATTGAAAATCAAATGAAGCTTTTGTTCTTATTGCAGGTCGAATTGAGTTATTAACGTGTGCTGCCATTTTGGAGCCCATGTGTCTGGTAAACGTGTCACGTGATCCGCGCTAACCACACCTGTCTGTGACGTAGACGCAGGTGCGTCTTCCTGCTCCGGAAGTGTGTGGTTTTTGGCGCCAACATGTCGGGTCATTTGTTTCGAGCTCGGCGTCTCTCGGTGAGTGTTTCATTGTTTCCTGTTGGAAAGGTTCTGTTGTTGTTCTGATGAGCTTTGTTTGGTACCGGAACCTTCTGGTTCTTTGGAGCAAAATCGACTCAAAGTCAAAAGAACCGTCCAGACTACTGTCCAAGAGTATTAGAGGGTACTGCAGAGGTACTACTAAATACTTAAGTACTTCCATTTGAAGTGTAATCTGGAGAAAAGTACCTGAAAATGAAGTAGCGTGATTGAAGTACTACTAAAAGCACTACTGCATATTTATGGGCAGCAGGTACCACACTgtactgcagtttgtttgtaCTGTGTTTATGGAAGTAAATGGAAAAGTCCAGTTCTGTGTAGAAGAGACCAAAGCTGctgagtaaatgtactgtagtATAAATGAGCATACAATGGAAACATAAGAGTAAAACTCTGAGTTGTAGTACAGTATTTGAGGTACTACCTCAGTGTGCAGTATTTGGGGCTGATTCCCCACAGCcgctctttcttcttctgctgtttctgtgttttttgtgaaattactttttaaCCTTCAAACGCAGTTGGAGCCAGTTTAAGTTAATATGCACAGTGTAGTCCAGTGGTTCTCAACCTGGGGGTCAGGCCCCTACAGGGGGTCATGTGGTGACTGATTAACGGGACAGGACAGATGAGACAGATGTCTACTTGTATTTAACCTAAGGACTTGGTTAGAGTACTACAAAAGCTGTTTCTGCAGTACTTTTGTAGTACTCAGACTGTGAAGGACGTACTGTGTGATGCTGCTGCGTTTACTTATAGATATAAGTAAACTacaaaagtaaagtaaaaatattgaTGTGTACAGTTTCATGACGTCTTGAGATCGTTTCTTTCCTCTGACTCTTGTTTATTTCTGCTCCGTCCACAGGTTCACAGTGAGATAATACAGATGTGTACAGCTTCATGAGGAGTACTGTTAATGGACAACAGTCTGTGTTCCCAGTGGTGAGAGAAGTACTCAGATCCATTAATGTAAGTAAAAGTACCACATTGTAAAAATTACTCCACTAAAAGTCTTGGAGTCCAAAGAACAAAAGTATTATCAGCATAattaaagtatcaaaagtaaaagtactttcTATGCTCCCTGTTAGTATGTTGTTGTTGGATTAATCCTAGttacatttactgcagtaattgTACTCATTTTAACAAGAACAGTGTTGTCACGTTTCTAACACGGCAGGTTATTTAACTAAATTCATTGTTTAGTTtatcagaaaatattaaatttaacaGCAACAAATTTGTGAGTCAGAAACTGTCACATGTGCAGTAACTAGTAAAAGTACAAGATTTCTCTCTGACGTGTGTAAACATGCACAAAGtgaaaatactcaagtacaagCTCTTCATCTTCGTAGTACAATGCAGTAAATGTACTGAGTTACAGTGTTTTCAGAGTGTTAAAATTACCTGGAAGcagtaaataaatgatgatTTATTTCATTGGTTCAGTTTTGAGGATAGAACAGGATTTGTCCTCTCAGGTTTATCTTGTGGATCCATGCAGGGTCATGACCCCCAGTTTGGGAAACCCTGGGTACtgcatataataataataataataatcatcatcatcatcatcatcatcaaagtgGAAAATAGATTCAAGTCAATTTTGTGCTCAAGTAAATTCTCTGAGATACTTGTACTtcagtatttgcattttctgcCACTGCAAATCAGAAGTAAATATTGTACTTTGTACTTCACTGCGTTTAATTGAAAATGTTACAAACAAAGCATTAATGAATTTATGAAATATGATGAAAGTACCCACCAGTACATAAAAATAGTATAGTAGTAGACTGGGAACCACAGGACTAAAGTACCCAGTAGTATAATAAGATGTGAAAGAAATACTGACACCAAAATGTCATATTCCTGCATTAAAGACTAAAGGTAGAGGGTTAGTACATCAACATGTACTCATAgaatcaaaagtaaaagtactcaatGTCCCCTCTGTGATGATTTATGTATAAACAGGTTTTTACAGTTGGAGCCAGTTTAATTAAGTTAATATGCACAGTGTGGTCCAGTGGTTCTCAACCTGGGGGTCATGTGGTGACTGATTAATGGGACAGGACAGATGagacagatgttttctttttgtttattgtgtctTGACTGTTGGAGGCAAAATGTCTGAGATGTGAagtaacagctgcagcaggactgGAGTAGAAGTAATGTCAAAGTCATGTAGTAGTATTTAATGCAgtaatgtaaaagaaaaagtatgagttaCTTGTATTTAACCTAAGGACTTGGTTAGAGTACTACAAAAGCTGTTTCTGCAGTACTTTTGTAGTACTAAGACTGTGAAGGACGTACTTAACCCTTTCATGTACAGCTGTTTAAAGCAGTGTGAGATTGTGTAGCTGCATGTCACCCACTACAGTGGACCCTGGGGTGTCACCCACTACAGTGGACCCTGGGGTGTCACCCAGTATTGTAAGACAAACCCTCAGTAGCTTAGCAATAGGAGGGATTTTGGTTTGCACTGAATAATGTTAGGATTCgttcaaatatataaacacataagtAACAAAATTTTTAAATATCATTTCATAGTTTTAATAAGGTGTGTTTTTTAGGTTCAAGCCCAAAgagcaataaaaacacaggaaatgaatCTGACTCATGCATGAAAGGGTTAAAAAATGTTTGCTCATgacagcagttttgtttttatcctcaAATGCTCTGTAGGAAAATGTTGCAGCACAGACCTGGAACAGTTAGAACCAACTCACAGGCTGTTTCAGTGTCGTTTATTGATTTAGCGTCAGTCAAACATACAGCTCTGCTCTGGAAACCAGACGAGTCAAAGGCctcaggaaaacaacaacagtctCACTGTGTTTAGTTGATACAGAGAATCAAAACGTTCCATCTTCTATTAACTATCTGAGACACACTCGGTCGCGTTTCTGTTTCATGACGCCTTGAGATCGTTTCTTTCCTCTGACTCTTGTTTATTTCTGCTCCGTCCACAGGTTCACAGTCAGATAATACAGATCTGTACAGTTTCATGAGGAGGTGAGTGATGCTCGTCTGTTCAAACTGTATCGTACAGTCGCAGTTGCTTTGTTTCTCATTAAAGGAACAGTTGGACTCTTCGTCTGAGCAGTGGAAACGTGCTCAGAGGAGAAAACTCCAGACTAAAACAGCAAGTGTTCCTTTAATGGACCTGGTTTCTGTGGCAGGTTATTGTATAAGCAGACACTAATTTAATCAAAGATGTGACAATGTTTGAACCAGAGACTAAAAGTTTCACTGCAGCAGGTCAACAAAGTCTGAAATCTGGCACAAACATATTGAAAACGATGATTTTACTGATTCTGGCTACAGACGTTTCCTGCTAAATGGCTTCATTCCCCATTTAATCTACATACATGTTTCAAAGTGCAAATTAAAACAAGGCTAATGTTATTTTTCCTGCTGTGCCCTCACTAGTTAACAGCGAAGCTAAACTGAACAGTGTTGTCGATAAAATGTGAAGCTGCACTGTCCTGAGCTAAATGTACACGAAGCCTGCAGCAGCATCAGTTAACGTTCTATGTTTATGTACATTACATACAGGAACAGGTCTTTACAAACTGTACATCTTTGAGGCCAGGGGTTAGTTTGAATATGTTTTTACTGAGGTTTCGTTTCATCCATTTCCACCAGCAGGTCCTGACCCGGACACTGGTTTTGATTGATGGCAAACAGAAAAGAGACGCCTTCTTTAAATTCCTTAAACAAATTAGAAGTTAATCTGCAAAGAACTGAAAGGATTTATTTGATCAATGAGCATTTACTTCAAAATTTACTAACAAAGTTTATTTGGTCATTAGACTCTTTGTCTCTGAtagttaataaaatataataataaaatagcaTCAGCCTTAGAACcataaaatatagattttaaacGTATATGACAAATATTacttcagttttaatttaaagtaaGTGTAACTTTGCAAACAGGCAAATTTAGCAGATTGACTTCGTTTCGCCGCTTTAGACTGAGGTTGTTTTTAATGAAGCACAAGAGGTAGAAGTAGAGAAGTTAGCTGTCGTTCTTCTGTTtgccatcagtgtgtgtttaaggcTGGTTGGGCTGTGATAGTGTTGGAGATATATTAATAACCTAATGACTGTAACTACAGAATAGTCCCAGTCTCTTGCACATGGCATAAATCTAAActacaaacacagagaacaaatataaagtgaaaataaattattgaaCTGTTAATCTGATTCCTCTGAACAGTTCATCATGTGCAAAGTATTTGTTTGTGCCTCAGACCTGAACCTGCAGGCAGGGTCCTATTTTACACCCAGCTGTAGTAACAACCAGTAACCACAGGAGGGCAGCGTTGACACAAAGGAGGAACTTGACTTATAAATGCAGCAGTTTAAAGTTTACTAAGGATGTTGCCGTAAGTTTCTTTCTGCCTGAAACGGATAAATCCACTGTTTTGCTCTAATCCTGCAGATCGGCTGCTTTCTGCGAAGCAACAAACAGACAGTGTGGCTTTCTATTGTtggagaagagcagcagcagcagtgtgtgttagGGTTTCCTCCAGGTCACAGGAGGGACGGCAGCGTTTGTGCCGCAGCAGGAATCGACGCTCTCGCACTCAGCGGGTAGCGGCGGCTTCTTCCTGTCCTTATCGTCGCTGTCGTCCACCATCAGCGTGACGAGGGAGGTGGACTTCCTGTGAGTAGAGAGGTAGATTGATGCTGCTGCAAACATGTAAGACGACGTTTTCTCTTCTATTGTCTACTCCACTCCCTATCTCCTCTCCTCGTTACCATGTTACCTGTCTCCGCTCTGCGTGATGAGTCTCCTGCAGGTCTCCATCTGAACGTCCAGCCCTCGTTTCATCGAGCACATCTCCATGTACTCGTGCAGGTGACGGTTCATGTCGCTTTTTGCTGTGGCCAGTTCCAGCtgacagaacacaaacacaaatccatGAATTTTACTTCAAGGTGATCCGGTTCCAGATGTAGCTGCTGTAAAATATCTCAAGGGAAGGACTTTTGTGACTGTGAACATCGTGTAATAAACTATCTCACCTCTATCTGGTCAATGGTGTCCTGGTATTCCTTCTCTCTGGATTTGAACAGAGACTCTGTGTCTTTTATCACTTTCTCTATAGACTCCTCCTGTAGCTGAGTGAcagaaacacagtcacacaaacacttaaaacactttaaaaaactTGGATGATGATATTTTTCTGGGAGTTCACATAAACATTACATCTACCAAACTCATTAACCCTGTGTTAGTAATAAGAGTCAAAATACCTGGTAGGATGATGTGGTCTGTGCACGCCAAATACCAGAAAACAGGGGAACTTCAGAAATAACTGCAATAATTATAttaactgtatatttatttatcaaatgCACCTAAATAAAGCTAATTTACTCAATCAACTAATGATTGATCAGTATTTCCAATGCTCTCTCTAGGTTAAAAGTCAGAAATGACAAGTTGACAAGATGAAActattatttaaacatttacagatgaataaaaataattttaagtCACAGCCCCACACCATCCTCACCCtatatgagtgagtgtgtgtgtgtgtgtgtacctctcCCTGTGTTTCCACTCCCAGTGAGCATCCAGGAAAATCTTCCCACAGCAGAAGAGTTTCTTCGGTTTCCTCCCAGGCCAGACTGTCGCAGTCGTCCTCAAACTCACTCTCCCTTCtggacaacacagacacacgtcAGACACGTCACCTGCAGGACGGTTTCATGTCAGAAACCACAGAACGGAGAAACACCTACAGCTGATTCAGCATCTTCTGCATCTGCTCATTGAGCTGACTGGCCGACGTGCTGCATGACTCTTCGTCCCTGGCCCCGCCTCCCTCGCTCTCGGACATGCTCAGTTCGTCCCCATCCTTTGATGATTGTCCGCTCTGTTTCCTAGTCCGGCGGTTCAGAGTGGAGGGGGGCGTGGCCACCTGCAGGGGAGGGGGAGCGATGAGAGACAGGTTTGTTTAAACTGCAGGATCAGGATTCGTGGAGGATGTTTATCATGTCACACGTACCTGGAAGATGTTGATCATGTCCTCACAGTTCCTCTGCTGGGCCACGTCACAGAGACGGGCGGTGATGTCGATACGGCGGCAAATATCCATGTCCACCTTCATGGCCTTCTCCTGGATCTTACTGTCCAGGTCTGACAGGTTCTGATGGAGAGACACACAGAGGAGAACTCAGTCCTATGAGAAACTGTAGCAGCTGTTCCCTAAGGCTGCAGACTCTGGTCAAGTTATGAAGGAAACCATaaacaaacagtcagtaaacATCCACTGATCATCTTGTGCTCAGTGTTTAAATGATGGAACATCcagacatttaaatgtgtgaaacCTTAAGGTGCAGATAAAGAACAGTGGGGAGAATGCAAACCATCAGAACACCCATCATGTCTCATGCTTGGTGACGAGAGAACAGTTGACTAGAGCAGAAAACAGACTTACGTTGCTGACGAGTCCCTTGAAGAGAACGAGCTCCGCTTTGAGCTGCTTCACCCGAAGAGCCAGCTCATCCTGACACACCTCACTCTCCTGCAggtcctgcaaaaaaaaaaaaaacaaagcacacacacacacacacacacatagtgagCTATGTCTGCAAATTGATGCAGGTGTGGAGTCGTGATCAGAAAGTCTGAGATTCATTTTCAACCTGCAGACAATCCTGGGGGGGGGTGAACAGCTGGTTTAGGTTAGAGAGGAGCAGCTGGAACTGATTGGTCCTGTTTTGGTGTCATTCATTGAGGTGTtagaccgtgtgtgtgtgtgtatgtgtgtgtgtgttagcaatAGTACTTCACCTCCTCCAGTTCTGCCACCCTCTCCTGCAGGTCCATTCTGGCCATGTACTCCTCCTCCCATctggagacaaacaaacaaacatggcaaTAATGAAGAACTGCACCAGGCAACCGTTTACATATACGTGTCTACCCCAGACTGGCTGCACTACATGATGAAGACGTGTGTAGACTCCTACCACAGTCGATTCATTATTGCACTATCACtctcatttatgttttaaaaggCTCGATGGCCGATATCAGCATCATACCAGGCCCTGGTGTCTGAGCTGCCAACACATTAACGTCTAAGAGCTCGTAAACATTAGACCACAGGAAACGGGGTTTAGGAAGTCCTCGCACCTGCTCCTCATTACTGAAGTCAGAGACGTTCGCTCCTCAGAGAGAGTTTTTAAAGCTTTACCAAGTTAACTAGTAGATCAACCGTTATTCTCTTTAACGTGTGAACATGACTTTATCTTTGCAGGGATGAGACGGGTGAAAGGTTTTAGCCTGTGATTATTCCAGCATCCTGATCCTCCTGGCTTAAGTCAAAACCCACCACAGTCGCTGGCCGACCTACAAGCTGCAGAAGCGAGTCTCCTCCTGTCACTACCAGTGAAACTCAGCACGTTACATAACGAGAAACCATCGGAGCATGTAGAGcaggagagaagacagaaataaaccCTCACGACAATAACATGAAACTATCATTTCTCTGATGTTTGGGGATTTTCCTCACCTGTGATACATCTCCATGGAGAATGGATGGATAGGAAAATAACATCCTGCTCCAGTGACGGTACCTGAATATATCTGATTATACACGGCTACCTTTAAGACTTCAGTACCTCTAAAAGACAACACGAGCTCAGAGATTACTGAGGAACTAAAAACCAAATGAAAGcaagtgatggatggatgagaaaCTACCAACCAAAGTCCTGATAGTCTCAGGTGTAACTGTGCATTCAGGTAATGCACATAATAACAGTGTTAGCACGGCTTCCTGCTAACGGTTGAACTCAGGCCGACAAAGTCCAGCTAAGCACAGAGGCCAGACCTTTAAAGGTTGTGACCCACTAGTTTTCCTGTGTAGCTGTTCACAGAACTTTCACCACATCCACTAAAAGCTGccctgccttttttttttttacactgacgCCTCTCAGGAAGCTGCACTTGGCCGAGACATCAGGGCCCTGGACTGGTGT of the Mastacembelus armatus chromosome 11, fMasArm1.2, whole genome shotgun sequence genome contains:
- the iffo1a gene encoding intermediate filament family orphan 1 isoform X1 encodes the protein MPDFEHFRFSYSSMNPVLGENGFLAPPQQQHQQITGQTDPAIPDPGYFLGDHGGFGPDGFSGLDLGILPPSGFNYLHLTNPLHRVPPMATALRNDLGSNISVLKTLNLRFRCFLAKVHELERRNKLLEKQLEQALEEKNAGDGQQKPLTKDIGVQTGFIGPIPGRPGLLPLHNANNAAYLPGGLLSPTLNPPSVFDNKYLLGNNLNPITDSNSNLTTSGFSISPALSPSDPYKTITNINERYATETGSNTLPPPPRFLPGTIWSFNHTCRFGPGRESCVTGPGVSWTHPDGIGVQIDTITPEIRALYNVLAKVKRERDEYKRRWEEEYMARMDLQERVAELEEDLQESEVCQDELALRVKQLKAELVLFKGLVSNNLSDLDSKIQEKAMKVDMDICRRIDITARLCDVAQQRNCEDMINIFQVATPPSTLNRRTRKQSGQSSKDGDELSMSESEGGGARDEESCSTSASQLNEQMQKMLNQLRESEFEDDCDSLAWEETEETLLLWEDFPGCSLGVETQGELQEESIEKVIKDTESLFKSREKEYQDTIDQIELELATAKSDMNRHLHEYMEMCSMKRGLDVQMETCRRLITQSGDRKSTSLVTLMVDDSDDKDRKKPPLPAECESVDSCCGTNAAVPPVTWRKP